The Rubrobacter tropicus nucleotide sequence TTCCCTTGAAGAGCGACCAGCCGCGGTCTAAGATCAAGACGCTTACTATCGCCCCCATCCTCGCGAGCACCATAAAGAACGTCTTTACGGACGAGTCGGTGAGCGAGGTCTTTATGGGCGAGAACCAACTTTTCTGAGAGAGGTCAGGAGAAAGAGATGGCGGACAACGTAACTTTGCAGGCGAGGGAGCGCGACGAGCGGGGCAAGAACGCCGCCCGGCGCCTCCGGGCCTCCGGGATGCTCCCGGCGATCCTCTACGGCGACGGGGAGAGCACGTCTCTCGCGGTCGAGACGAGGACGCTGGACTACACCCTCACCCATTTCGGGGACAACGCCCTCTACGACATAGATCTCGGCTCCGGGAACGCGACGGCCCGCGTCGTCGACGCCCACCGGGACCCCGTCACCGGCCTGCTGGTCCACGTCGACTTCGCGCCGGTGAACATGCGCGAGAAGATCGAGGTAACCGTCCCGCTCACGGTCGTCGGAGAGGCCGCCGGCTCCGAGGAGGGCGGCGTGCTGCAGCAGGTGGCGTACGAGATCCAGGTCGAGACCCTGCCGGGGGACATCCCGCAGGAGATCACGCTGGACGTCACGCCCCTCGGCATGAACGAGAACCTCACGCTGGGGGACCTGTCCCTGCCGGAGGGGGTCGAGCTTCTCTCCGACCCGGAGGAAGTGGCCGCCACGGTGACCCAGCCGACGGAGATCACGGACGAGGAGATGGAGGCCGCCGGCATCGTCGAGGAAGAGTCCGACGAGGAGCTTGCCGAGGGCGAAGAGGCCGAAGGTGAGGAGGCCGAAGAGGGCGACGAGGGTTCCGCCGAGGAAGGCGAAGAGCGGGAGAACGGGTAACCTGCGGCTCGCGCGCTCCTTTTTCGGGCGAAATGACGGCGGGGGGCCTTCCGGGTCCCCCGTAGTCGTTGGCCTCGGAAACCCCGGCCGCTCCTACGAACGCACCCGCCACAACGCCGGCTACCTCGTCGTCGAGGAGCTGGCCCGCCGCCACGGCGGCTCCTGGCGCCGGAAGAAGAAGGCCGAGACGGCCGAAGTCTCCGTCGGCCCGAAGAACGTCACCCTGCTAAAACCAACGACGTTCATGAACCTCTCGGGCTCGGCGCTGGCGGGCCGACGGGCGGACGACCTCATCCTCGTCCACGACGACCTCGACCTCGACCCCGGCACCGTCAGGGTCAAGGTCGGCGGCGGTGCGGGCGGCCACAACGGCCTCCGCTCGACGATCCAGAACATAGGCCCGGACTTCACGCGCGTCCGCATCGGCATAGGCCGCCCCCCCGAGGGGTCCCGTATCACGGTAACGGACTTCGTCCTGGGCCGGATGGACTCGGCGGTAAAGGATGCCCTTCCCCTGGCCGCCGACGCGGTCGAGGCCGTGCTGGAGGAGGGCGCCGAAGCGGCCATGAACCGCTTCAACGTGCGGTCGGCGTAGGGGCGATCCGCTTCAAGGGGTGGGTGGTTGGGCCCGGCGGAGCATGCGGCCCAGCATCTCGACGCCGCCCTTGTCGAGGGTCTGGTCTTCTTCGATGATCTCGAGGTCTTCCGGCACGCCGAGCTCCCGCAGCCTGCGGGCCGTTATGCTGGCGCACACGACCGCCCGGCACCCGTGCAGGTCCGGGATGGCCTCTTTTGCGTCCCGGTCCACGTAGGACTGCACGAACTCGAGGTGGTCGAGGCCGGCGCCTTCGAGCGAGCGGGAGAGGTTCTCCATGCACGTCCGACCCCATCCCACGACGCCCACGGTGGTCCCGGCGGGCAGGTCGGTCAGGCGGCGCAGGCTCTCGAGGTTTGCCTCAGCCAGGAGCGCCACGGTCTCCACCCCCAGGGGCTCCACGAGGTCCTGCACCTCGTGGACGTGGAAGAAGGTCGTGACTGCCATCGCCCAGGGCGTCTCCCCGTCTTCCGAGAGCCGCCCTGGCAGGTCCTCCAGGAGCACCCTCTC carries:
- a CDS encoding 50S ribosomal protein L25, which codes for MADNVTLQARERDERGKNAARRLRASGMLPAILYGDGESTSLAVETRTLDYTLTHFGDNALYDIDLGSGNATARVVDAHRDPVTGLLVHVDFAPVNMREKIEVTVPLTVVGEAAGSEEGGVLQQVAYEIQVETLPGDIPQEITLDVTPLGMNENLTLGDLSLPEGVELLSDPEEVAATVTQPTEITDEEMEAAGIVEEESDEELAEGEEAEGEEAEEGDEGSAEEGEERENG
- the pth gene encoding aminoacyl-tRNA hydrolase, which gives rise to MRRPKRATRVPPRKAKSGRTGNLRLARSFFGRNDGGGPSGSPVVVGLGNPGRSYERTRHNAGYLVVEELARRHGGSWRRKKKAETAEVSVGPKNVTLLKPTTFMNLSGSALAGRRADDLILVHDDLDLDPGTVRVKVGGGAGGHNGLRSTIQNIGPDFTRVRIGIGRPPEGSRITVTDFVLGRMDSAVKDALPLAADAVEAVLEEGAEAAMNRFNVRSA
- a CDS encoding GntR family transcriptional regulator, whose amino-acid sequence is MDLRINLKSRVPVHLQLEQQIKHLIMTGGFEVGGRLPSIRAMAGYLRINRNTVARVFSDLEREGFVESRRGSGMYVLEPPVDAIEMKDDVLDRVMDLAAAQGLPVEDLAYALLARSGAEPREKAKILFVECTREALDQFSDELEAQLPVDVERVLLEDLPGRLSEDGETPWAMAVTTFFHVHEVQDLVEPLGVETVALLAEANLESLRRLTDLPAGTTVGVVGWGRTCMENLSRSLEGAGLDHLEFVQSYVDRDAKEAIPDLHGCRAVVCASITARRLRELGVPEDLEIIEEDQTLDKGGVEMLGRMLRRAQPPTP